In Pristiophorus japonicus isolate sPriJap1 unplaced genomic scaffold, sPriJap1.hap1 HAP1_SCAFFOLD_291, whole genome shotgun sequence, a single window of DNA contains:
- the LOC139248755 gene encoding probable G-protein coupled receptor 139, whose translation MIIAVTGVPVNLVAIVVLSRGKCGLSTCTTRYLVAMAAADLLVVITAIILYRISWYYFPWSFLGITPVCRVIRLLSCVATDCSVWFTVTFTFDRFVAISWQKLKTKYCTGRTAAVVLATSCILLCSKNIPHYFTIVPGYIIDNVQWFCYSMPAYYTEPGWLGFDWFDTVLTPLLPFAVILLLNALTIRHISVASRVRRGLRGESKGGNGSDPEMESRRKSVILLFTISGSFILLWLIFVIEFLYYSIAGIHPADYNVSLYTFRQVGYILRNLSCCTNTFIYGVTQSKFREQLKSAVKYPFTSIIQLINKQNN comes from the coding sequence tgaatttagtggcgattgtggtcctgtcccggggaaagtgcggtctgtccacctgcaccactcgctacctggttgccatggcagcggcggatctactggtggtcatcACTGCGATCATACTGTACCGGATCAGTTGGTATTATTTCCCGTGGTCTTTCCTGGGTATCACCCCTGTGTGTCGCGTTATACGTCTCCTGTCCTGTGTAGCCactgactgttctgtctggttcaccgtcactttcacctttgatcgatttgtggccatttcttggcagaagctgaaaaccaaatattgcaccgggagaactgcggctgtggtcctggcaacaagctgcattctgctctgcTCAAAAAACATTCCTCACTACTTTACAATTGTACCTGGatatataatcgacaatgttcAGTGGTTCTGTTATTCAATGCCAGCCTATTATACTGAGCCCGGATGGCtgggatttgactggtttgatacggtattaaccccactgctcccattcgctgtaattttgttgctcaatgctctgacaATCAGACACATTTcagtggccagtcgagtccggaggggtctgaggggtgagagcaagggggggaatggcagtgacccagagatggagagcaggaggaagtctgtcattttactcttcaccatatccggcagcttcatactgctgtggctgatatTTGTTATAGAATTCTTATATTATAGCATTGCAGGAATACATCCCGCTGATTACAATGTTTCTTTATATACCTTTCGACAAGTCGGATATATACTGCggaatttaagttgctgcacaaacacatttatttacggggtgacccagtccaagttcagagaacAGTTGAAGAGCGCGGTGAAATATCCGTTTACATCGattatacaattaattaataaacagaacaactga